One genomic window of Paraburkholderia phytofirmans PsJN includes the following:
- the sauS gene encoding acylating sulfoacetaldehyde dehydrogenase, with product MNVRATGAEISGTHADGEAERIVATLVAKARAAQRAFEQAGQQALDTAADAAAWAIMEPERNRQLAERAVHDTGLGNADDKFRKNYRKTLGLLRDLHEQKTTGVIAEDKASGLVEIARAVGVVAAITPSTNPAATPANKIINALKCGNAVIVAPSPKGYSSCALLIEFIHAQFAKAGIDPDLVQMLPAPISKAATAALMRQCDLVVATGSQANVRMAYASGTPAFGVGAGNVASIVTASADLHDAARKILRSKTFDNATSCSSENSIVIEEAVYQPMLAELTSCGGVLLDAAQKAKLQTAMWVNGKLSEQCTAKSAEVIARVAGLEEVAARHPAFLMVEESGAGSDYPFSGEKLAPVLTVYRAAGFDAAAEVVRSIYAYMGAGHSVGLHSSDAAQAVQLGVTLPVARVIVNQAHCLATGGNFDNGLPFSLSMGCGTWGRNNFSGNLGFRHYLNTTRVAYPIEERVPETDELLGDFFARYGR from the coding sequence ATGAACGTCAGGGCCACAGGAGCCGAAATCTCGGGCACCCATGCGGACGGCGAAGCCGAGCGCATCGTCGCCACGCTCGTTGCGAAGGCGCGCGCGGCGCAGCGCGCTTTCGAGCAGGCAGGACAACAGGCGCTCGACACCGCCGCCGATGCCGCCGCGTGGGCCATCATGGAGCCCGAGCGCAACCGGCAGCTGGCGGAACGCGCGGTGCACGATACGGGCCTCGGCAACGCCGACGACAAGTTCCGCAAGAACTATCGTAAAACGCTGGGTCTGCTGCGCGATTTGCACGAACAAAAGACCACCGGCGTGATTGCGGAAGACAAAGCAAGCGGCCTCGTCGAGATCGCGCGCGCGGTCGGCGTGGTGGCGGCCATCACGCCTTCGACCAATCCGGCGGCGACGCCGGCCAACAAGATCATCAACGCGCTCAAATGCGGCAATGCAGTAATCGTCGCGCCGTCCCCCAAAGGGTACTCGTCTTGCGCGCTGTTGATCGAATTCATTCACGCGCAATTCGCGAAGGCCGGCATCGATCCTGACCTCGTGCAGATGCTGCCCGCGCCGATCAGCAAGGCGGCGACCGCTGCGCTGATGCGGCAGTGCGATCTGGTCGTCGCCACCGGTTCTCAGGCAAACGTGCGCATGGCGTATGCGAGCGGCACGCCTGCGTTCGGCGTGGGCGCGGGCAACGTGGCTTCGATCGTCACGGCGTCCGCGGATCTGCATGATGCGGCGCGCAAGATCCTGCGCTCGAAGACCTTCGACAACGCGACGAGCTGTTCGTCCGAAAACAGCATCGTGATCGAGGAAGCCGTGTATCAGCCGATGCTGGCCGAACTGACCTCGTGCGGCGGCGTACTCCTCGACGCCGCGCAGAAAGCCAAGCTGCAGACGGCGATGTGGGTCAACGGCAAGCTCTCAGAACAGTGCACGGCTAAATCCGCCGAGGTGATCGCGCGCGTGGCGGGTCTGGAGGAAGTCGCCGCGCGTCATCCCGCCTTCCTGATGGTGGAAGAGAGCGGGGCGGGCAGCGACTATCCGTTCTCCGGCGAGAAACTCGCGCCGGTCCTCACCGTGTATCGCGCCGCCGGCTTCGATGCCGCGGCGGAAGTCGTACGCAGCATCTACGCCTACATGGGCGCGGGCCATTCGGTCGGATTGCATTCGAGCGATGCCGCGCAAGCGGTCCAACTCGGCGTGACGTTGCCCGTCGCGCGCGTGATCGTGAATCAGGCGCATTGCCTTGCCACCGGCGGCAACTTCGACAACGGCTTGCCGTTTTCGCTGTCGATGGGCTGCGGCACGTGGGGCCGCAACAACTTCTCGGGCAATCTGGGCTTCCGCCACTATCTGAACACCACGCGGGTCGCCTATCCGATCGAAGAGCGCGTGCCGGAAACGGATGAACTGCTCGGCGACTTCTTCGCGAGGTACGGCCGATGA
- a CDS encoding AMP-binding protein, with translation MNTPVTLRALIDERAAQHPDKPFLLAALDDDETPVPDRRATVLTFRELRDDCRALEARFREAGLQPGEVISVFMGNGIQTARLLLAAMYSGLVANPLNLLCQPSQVRYIVDHSDTRMIFAASDTHAVIGAAVAELRAAGLTREIALIQTEPDDAEPPSLAKHEPALVEAAAHGASGATAPAPALAKRSVAPRPVTSRATAYEPTADDVALLMYTSGTTGTPKGVLLTHRNLVANARNISAEHRLASDDRVLASLPLYHINGLVVTLLAPLFHGGSAVMTSRFSARTFWRDVALHACTWINVVPTIVAYLLNADEACTYDLSALKFCRSASAALPADHHRAFEARFGIGVIETMGMTETAAPVFSNPYEMERRRVGSIGLPSGGEAKVIDREGRECAANECGELVLRGEQVMGGYYKRPEETAAAFTSDGWLRTGDLGYRDADGYFYINGRAKELIIKGGENIAPREIDEALLRHPDVLDAAAVGVPDPAYGQDIVAFVVPRMSDGRGAPDPADLREHCLRELGRYKTPKEFRFVDELPRGPSGKVQRLKLVPT, from the coding sequence ATGAACACGCCCGTCACCCTTCGCGCGCTGATCGACGAGCGCGCCGCGCAGCATCCGGACAAACCCTTCCTACTCGCCGCGCTCGACGACGATGAAACGCCGGTCCCCGATCGGCGCGCGACCGTCCTGACGTTTCGCGAATTGCGCGACGACTGCCGCGCGCTGGAGGCACGCTTCAGGGAAGCGGGTCTGCAACCGGGCGAAGTCATTTCCGTGTTCATGGGCAACGGCATCCAGACGGCTCGTCTGCTGCTCGCGGCCATGTACAGCGGGCTCGTTGCCAATCCGCTCAATCTGCTGTGCCAGCCTTCGCAGGTGCGCTATATCGTCGATCATTCCGACACGCGGATGATCTTCGCCGCGAGTGACACGCATGCGGTGATCGGCGCGGCAGTCGCGGAATTGCGCGCCGCCGGGCTGACCCGCGAAATTGCGCTGATCCAGACCGAACCGGACGATGCCGAACCGCCCTCGCTGGCGAAGCATGAACCTGCGTTGGTCGAAGCCGCGGCACACGGCGCGAGCGGCGCCACGGCGCCGGCGCCGGCGCTCGCGAAGCGCAGCGTCGCGCCGCGGCCTGTGACGAGCCGCGCAACGGCATACGAACCAACAGCCGACGACGTCGCGTTGCTGATGTACACCTCGGGCACCACGGGAACGCCCAAAGGCGTCCTGCTGACGCATCGCAACCTGGTGGCCAACGCACGCAACATCAGCGCCGAACACCGGCTTGCATCGGACGACCGCGTGCTCGCGTCATTGCCGCTCTATCACATCAACGGTCTGGTCGTGACGCTGCTCGCGCCGCTGTTTCATGGCGGCTCGGCGGTCATGACGTCGCGCTTCTCGGCCCGCACGTTCTGGCGCGATGTCGCGCTGCATGCCTGCACGTGGATCAACGTGGTGCCGACGATCGTCGCGTATCTGCTCAACGCCGACGAAGCCTGCACCTACGATCTGTCGGCGCTGAAGTTCTGCCGCAGCGCGTCGGCCGCATTGCCTGCCGATCATCACCGCGCCTTCGAGGCGCGCTTCGGGATCGGCGTGATCGAAACCATGGGCATGACCGAAACCGCCGCACCGGTTTTCAGTAATCCGTATGAAATGGAGAGGCGGCGCGTGGGCAGCATTGGCCTGCCCTCGGGCGGCGAGGCGAAGGTAATCGATCGCGAAGGGCGCGAGTGCGCCGCCAACGAATGCGGCGAACTGGTGTTGCGCGGCGAGCAGGTGATGGGCGGTTATTACAAGCGGCCCGAAGAAACCGCCGCTGCCTTTACTTCGGACGGCTGGCTGCGCACTGGCGACCTCGGTTATCGCGACGCGGACGGCTACTTCTACATCAACGGACGCGCGAAGGAACTGATCATCAAAGGCGGCGAAAACATTGCGCCGCGCGAAATCGACGAAGCACTGTTGCGTCATCCCGATGTGCTGGATGCCGCGGCTGTTGGCGTGCCCGACCCGGCCTACGGCCAGGACATCGTCGCCTTCGTGGTGCCGCGCATGAGCGACGGCCGCGGCGCGCCCGATCCGGCGGATCTGCGCGAGCACTGCTTGCGCGAACTCGGACGCTACAAGACACCGAAAGAGTTTCGCTTCGTCGATGAACTGCCGCGCGGGCCTTCCGGCAAGGTGCAGCGGCTCAAGCTGGTGCCCACCTGA
- a CDS encoding MFS transporter, which produces METRIRRVKTRHIILAVMCLMYFISYIDRVNIAVAGPLIRHEMGLTTVQLGLVFSAFAYPYAAMQIIGGWLADKYGPKLVLTVLSLIWGVATLATGFAGSVTMLVVMRFALGIGEGGAFPTATRAFTYWMPVAERGFAQGITHSFARLGGAITPPLVLAVVATGGWRDAFILLGIASLAWTVLYLFVFTNSPEQNRRITPEETAEIGYRAGDCDRAKHAATPWRKLVRRMWLVTFVDFCYGWLLWVYLTWLPSYLRESRGFDLKQLALFTALPLLAGVIGDTLGGVVSDKLYKITGRLRFARCTVLVVGMGGSLVFLLPMVSATNPLTAVWFLSASFFFLEITNPVLWTLPLDIAGKYAGTAGGMMNTGFGVAGMVSPVVFGYLIEKTGSYNVPFNISAGLLAVGILAALFIDTSKTVEADEERERAAGVELGGMPSFSHAGAGVRLERHHLRRPLRWRK; this is translated from the coding sequence ATGGAAACGCGTATCCGGCGTGTCAAGACACGCCATATCATCCTGGCGGTCATGTGCCTGATGTACTTCATCTCGTACATCGATCGCGTGAACATTGCGGTCGCCGGTCCGTTGATTCGTCACGAGATGGGCCTGACGACCGTTCAACTCGGGCTGGTGTTCTCGGCTTTCGCTTATCCGTATGCGGCGATGCAGATCATCGGCGGATGGCTCGCCGACAAGTACGGGCCGAAACTGGTGCTCACCGTGCTGTCGCTGATCTGGGGCGTGGCTACGCTCGCCACGGGTTTCGCGGGCAGCGTCACCATGCTGGTCGTGATGCGCTTCGCGCTCGGCATCGGCGAGGGCGGCGCGTTTCCTACCGCGACGCGCGCCTTCACCTACTGGATGCCGGTGGCCGAGCGCGGTTTCGCGCAAGGCATCACGCACAGTTTCGCGCGGCTGGGCGGTGCGATCACGCCGCCGCTGGTGCTGGCCGTGGTGGCGACCGGCGGCTGGCGCGACGCGTTCATCCTGCTCGGCATCGCGAGCCTCGCGTGGACCGTGCTCTATCTCTTCGTGTTCACCAATTCGCCGGAACAGAACCGGCGCATCACGCCTGAAGAAACCGCGGAAATCGGCTACCGCGCCGGCGATTGCGACCGCGCCAAGCATGCGGCCACGCCGTGGCGCAAGCTGGTGCGCCGCATGTGGCTCGTCACGTTCGTCGACTTCTGCTATGGCTGGCTGCTGTGGGTTTATCTGACGTGGCTGCCGTCCTATCTGCGTGAGTCGCGTGGATTCGATCTCAAGCAGCTGGCGCTGTTCACCGCGCTGCCGCTGCTGGCCGGCGTGATCGGCGACACGCTCGGCGGGGTCGTGTCGGACAAGCTCTACAAGATCACGGGCCGCTTGCGCTTCGCGCGCTGCACGGTGCTGGTGGTGGGCATGGGCGGTTCGCTGGTGTTTCTGCTGCCGATGGTGTCCGCCACCAATCCGCTCACGGCCGTGTGGTTCCTGTCGGCTTCGTTCTTCTTCCTCGAAATCACCAACCCGGTGTTGTGGACGCTGCCGCTCGACATCGCCGGCAAGTACGCGGGCACCGCCGGCGGCATGATGAACACGGGCTTCGGTGTCGCGGGGATGGTGTCGCCGGTGGTGTTCGGCTATCTGATCGAGAAGACCGGCAGCTACAACGTGCCGTTCAATATCTCCGCGGGCCTGCTTGCGGTTGGCATTCTCGCGGCGCTTTTCATCGACACCAGCAAGACCGTGGAAGCCGATGAGGAGCGCGAGCGCGCCGCGGGCGTCGAGTTGGGCGGCATGCCGTCTTTCTCGCATGCGGGCGCGGGTGTGAGGCTGGAGCGCCATCACTTGCGCCGGCCGTTGCGTTGGCGCAAGTGA
- a CDS encoding DUF4148 domain-containing protein: MKFRKVFVIGLLGAFLSPLALADVGHASPGHAPVKQDGSYGSVPQTTLPSSAAPVVKPAAQGKTRAEVRQELLQAYKDGLIPTTEADYPPSKRTIERNKALFAETERYLE; encoded by the coding sequence ATGAAGTTTCGAAAAGTATTTGTCATTGGGCTGCTTGGCGCTTTTTTATCCCCGCTGGCTTTAGCGGACGTGGGGCACGCGTCCCCCGGCCACGCACCCGTCAAGCAAGATGGGAGTTACGGCAGCGTACCGCAAACCACTCTGCCGTCGAGTGCCGCACCGGTGGTCAAACCGGCGGCTCAGGGAAAGACACGCGCTGAAGTTCGTCAGGAGCTGCTTCAAGCATATAAGGACGGTCTCATACCGACGACCGAAGCCGACTATCCGCCGAGCAAACGGACTATCGAGCGCAATAAGGCACTGTTTGCCGAAACCGAACGCTACCTCGAGTAA
- a CDS encoding DUF4148 domain-containing protein, with protein MKSIISLALASAVFVTSAVQAQGLTRAEVKQQLIEAQANGLRYVTESSYPDVHPSFAHKVKAKAATPSAQSDEGGVPAGSHESGSAPHGLPMPEGNPHCVGPVSFCNIYAGS; from the coding sequence ATGAAATCGATCATCAGTCTTGCCCTGGCTTCGGCCGTATTTGTTACTTCTGCTGTTCAGGCTCAAGGCTTGACTCGTGCCGAGGTGAAGCAGCAACTCATCGAAGCACAGGCCAATGGCTTGCGCTACGTTACTGAGTCATCTTATCCCGATGTGCATCCGAGTTTCGCCCACAAGGTGAAGGCCAAAGCCGCGACACCATCGGCGCAGAGCGACGAAGGCGGCGTGCCGGCAGGATCGCATGAATCCGGCAGCGCGCCGCACGGACTGCCGATGCCTGAGGGCAATCCGCACTGCGTTGGGCCGGTGAGCTTCTGCAACATCTATGCAGGTTCGTGA
- a CDS encoding SulP family inorganic anion transporter, translated as MNLREQFASFPRDMFAGTVVFLVALPLCLGIANASGVDPIAGLLSGIIGGLVVALLSGSHLSVSGPAAGLVVIVVDGMTRLGSFSSFLIAVLLAGAMQFGFGLLKAGRFAAYVPSSVIKGMLAAIGLLLIIKQAPLAAGLADGSASVTSAMSGTVVTPFGAMSVAACAIALVSLAILASWETRAARRFAFVRHVPAPLAVVLFGIGLTLLLDFVAPAFAPPLEHRVSLPSLASFAALDKVFNWPELTHLLKPDVWRLAMTIAIVASLETLLCLEAVEQIDPKKRPVQPDRELKAQGIGNIVAGAIGGLPITSVIVRSSANVEAGAQSRWSAVVHGALLLVSVFALTAVINLIPLASLAAILIFTGLKLAKPSMFADAARQGFARFAPFVVTIAAVLLTDLLMGIVIGIVCSVAFAIHAHMRRPITMAQHDDHFLLCLRKDVSFLAKVSLKEHLKTIPDRATVILDGSRADFIDPDARELIDEFVKNAPARGIQVECRQLEKVVEERVGLRGFGALLRRQ; from the coding sequence ATGAATCTACGCGAACAGTTTGCATCGTTTCCTCGCGACATGTTTGCCGGCACTGTCGTCTTTCTCGTCGCACTTCCGTTGTGTCTCGGCATTGCCAATGCGTCCGGCGTCGATCCGATCGCCGGCCTGCTTTCCGGCATCATCGGCGGCCTTGTCGTCGCCTTGCTGAGCGGTTCGCATCTGAGCGTCAGCGGTCCGGCGGCGGGGCTCGTTGTGATCGTCGTCGACGGCATGACGAGGCTCGGCAGTTTCTCCTCGTTTCTGATCGCGGTTCTGCTCGCGGGCGCCATGCAGTTCGGATTCGGCCTGCTCAAAGCGGGCCGCTTTGCCGCCTATGTGCCATCTTCCGTCATCAAAGGCATGTTGGCGGCAATCGGCCTGCTGCTCATCATCAAACAGGCGCCGCTCGCGGCAGGGCTGGCCGACGGCAGCGCGAGCGTGACGAGTGCGATGAGCGGCACGGTCGTCACGCCGTTCGGCGCGATGTCCGTGGCGGCATGCGCGATCGCGCTCGTGTCGCTGGCGATTCTCGCCAGTTGGGAAACCCGGGCCGCGCGACGTTTCGCGTTCGTGCGCCACGTGCCCGCGCCGCTGGCGGTCGTATTGTTCGGTATTGGGCTCACGCTGTTGCTCGACTTCGTTGCTCCGGCGTTCGCGCCGCCGCTCGAGCATCGCGTGTCGCTGCCGTCGTTGGCCTCGTTTGCGGCATTGGACAAGGTGTTCAACTGGCCTGAATTGACGCACTTGCTGAAGCCGGATGTTTGGCGCCTGGCAATGACGATTGCGATCGTCGCGAGTCTGGAAACGCTGCTCTGTCTCGAGGCCGTCGAGCAAATCGATCCGAAGAAACGCCCTGTGCAGCCGGATCGCGAACTCAAGGCGCAGGGCATCGGCAACATCGTGGCCGGTGCGATCGGCGGATTGCCGATCACGTCCGTGATCGTGCGCAGTTCCGCGAACGTCGAAGCGGGTGCGCAAAGCCGCTGGTCGGCCGTCGTGCATGGCGCGTTGTTGCTCGTGAGCGTGTTCGCGCTGACAGCGGTGATCAATCTGATTCCGCTTGCGAGTCTCGCCGCCATTCTGATCTTCACGGGGCTGAAACTTGCCAAGCCGTCGATGTTCGCGGATGCCGCCAGGCAGGGTTTCGCGCGTTTCGCACCATTCGTCGTGACGATCGCCGCCGTGCTGCTGACCGACCTGTTAATGGGCATCGTGATCGGGATTGTGTGCAGCGTCGCATTCGCCATTCATGCGCACATGCGGCGGCCAATCACCATGGCGCAGCATGACGACCACTTCCTGCTGTGCTTGCGCAAGGACGTGTCGTTTCTCGCGAAGGTCAGCCTCAAGGAACATCTGAAGACGATTCCCGATCGGGCCACGGTCATACTCGACGGCAGCCGCGCGGATTTCATCGACCCCGACGCGCGCGAACTGATCGATGAATTTGTGAAAAACGCTCCCGCGCGAGGCATTCAGGTCGAGTGTCGGCAGTTGGAGAAAGTTGTCGAGGAGCGCGTCGGATTGCGGGGCTTCGGGGCGCTCCTGCGCAGGCAATGA
- the irlR gene encoding heavy metal response regulator transcription factor IrlR: MRILLVEDEPKTGAYLRKGLSEAGYVVDWAQNGVTGQHQAETEDYDLLILDVMLPGQDGWTLLQNLRRKRCTPVLFLTARDDVGDRVKGLELGADDYLAKPFDFVELIARVRSILRRGKPREFTLLKVADLELDLTRRKATRQHDVILLTAKEFTLLWLLMRKEGEILPRATIASQVWDMNFNSDTNVVDSAIRRLRSKIDDAYEPKLIHTVRGMGYVLENRGAGN, translated from the coding sequence ATGCGGATTCTGCTGGTGGAAGATGAGCCGAAGACCGGCGCCTATTTGCGAAAGGGCTTGTCTGAGGCGGGATACGTGGTCGACTGGGCGCAAAACGGTGTGACGGGCCAGCATCAGGCGGAGACGGAAGACTACGACCTGCTGATCCTCGATGTAATGTTGCCGGGACAGGACGGTTGGACGCTGCTGCAAAACCTGCGCCGCAAACGGTGCACGCCGGTGCTGTTTCTCACCGCGCGCGACGACGTGGGAGACCGCGTCAAAGGCCTGGAGCTCGGCGCCGACGACTACCTGGCGAAGCCGTTCGACTTCGTCGAACTGATCGCACGCGTGAGGTCGATCCTGCGGCGTGGCAAGCCACGCGAATTCACGTTGCTGAAGGTCGCCGATCTCGAACTGGATCTGACGCGGCGTAAGGCGACCCGGCAGCACGACGTGATTTTGCTCACCGCCAAGGAATTCACGCTGCTGTGGCTGCTCATGCGCAAGGAAGGGGAAATCCTGCCGCGCGCTACGATCGCCTCGCAAGTGTGGGACATGAACTTCAACAGCGACACGAACGTGGTCGATTCGGCAATCCGGCGACTGCGCTCCAAGATCGACGACGCCTACGAACCCAAGCTGATTCACACCGTGAGAGGCATGGGGTATGTGCTGGAAAACCGGGGCGCCGGCAATTGA